One window of Pieris napi chromosome 1, ilPieNapi1.2, whole genome shotgun sequence genomic DNA carries:
- the LOC125063388 gene encoding probable leucine--tRNA ligase, mitochondrial has product MLKNYIRLCNTHGFHFKGFVRNRSSLGLWDSNISSEIKLKIESHWSDLVLKNEEKELENNIYILPMFPYPSGNLHMGHVRVYSISDTIARFYKLNGYNVIHPIGWDAFGLPAENAAIERGIPSEVWTKSNIDSMKKQLIDLGYNFDWSKEISTCDPSYYKWTQYIFLKLFENGLAYRSKANVNWDPLDKTVLADEQVDENGCSWRSGAKVEKKILTQWFIKTTQYAQDLYNGLDKNYLENWNDIINLQKHWIGECNGAVVTFQVEVNGEKRPLDIWCSDPYKYLHAQYITVKKNHVILQDLTLVEKENLLCYNPITNKEIKIYVCDSILYPEEKEVYLACPAIDSEDRKISEALNIPLEQAKSINIDYENIKAIEIAKSKKCGGYFVSSKLKDWLISRQRYWGTPIPIIHCSKCGTVPVPYEQLPVKLPQNSSNVKNIFTLSKFNAWVNCRCPKCNGNAHRETDTMDTFVDSSWYYYRFLDSSNENVPFEKKKLIGKLPVHCYIGGKEHAVLHLYYARFMSYFLNSLGWTPSKEPFKKLLVQGMVMGQSYKVRSSGKYIPKENVEKVGKTYIEKGSGEAISVQWEKMSKSKHNGENPMRLLTTYGCDTTRLLVIADVPPGTTRHWSDATLPGVLNWQHRLWITLREFLTHRNNRDLFKISNLQPEKFQEIEGNLRESRNFFIATTTYHFKYTQKLSVGISQLQSLTNTLRNNVPAEVIAKSKEFELALASLIIMLSPVTPHFCSELWAGLMSAPNRIGSETQFSWNAHVLKQKWPIVDSDFPLSFQCKVDGVHRCDLKIPAYELPRLTEQQALEIMSKEQVIAKRLKRGILKTKFELYPDCRAILNIFTKQNISKQTKQLEIQV; this is encoded by the exons ATGTTGAAGAATTATATTCGACTTTGTAACACGCATGGGTTTCATTTCAAAGGTTTCGTCAGAAACAGAAGCAGCCTCGGCCTTTGG gATAGTAATATTTcttctgaaataaaattgaagaTCGAAAGTCACTGGTCCGATTTAGTGTTAAAAAATGAAGAAAAGGAattggaaaataatatttacattcttCCCATGTTCCCTTACCCCTCTGGAAATTTACATATGGGTCATGTAAGAGTGTATTCTATATCAGACACCATAGCAAGATTTTATAAACTGAATGGATATAATGTTATTCATCCTATTGGATGGGATGCATTTGGCCTTCCTGCAGAAAATGCAGCTATTGAACGTGGCATTCCATCTGAAGTTTGGACAAAGTCTAACATAGATTCCatgaaaaaacaattgattgaTCTTGGGTATAACTTTGACTGGAGTAAAGAAATTTCAACATGTGATCCAAGTTATTATAAATGGACTcaatatatattcttaaagTTGTTTGAGAATGGTTTAGCATATCGCAGTAAG GCAAATGTTAATTGGGATCCACTGGACAAGACTGTTTTAGCAGATGAACAAGTTGATGAAAATGGCTGTTCTTGGAGGTCTGGTGCAAAGGTGGAAAAAAAGATTCTTACCCAAtggtttattaaaacaaccCAGTATGCTCAAGATTTATACAATGGTctagataaaaattatttagaaaactggaatgatattataaatttgcaAAAACACTGGATTGGTGAGTGTAATGGTGCAGTAGTCACTTTTCAGGTTGAAGTAAATGGAGAAAAGAGACCTTTAGACATATGGTGTTCAGATCCAtacaaatacttacatgctcagtatattacagtaaaaaaaaatcatgttatTTTACAAGACCTTACTTTGgttgaaaaagaaaatttactgTGCTACAATCCaataacaaacaaagaaattaaaatttatgtctGTGATAGTATACTTTATCCAGAGGAAAAGGAAGTATATTTAGCTTGTCCAGCAATTGATTCTGAAGATAGAAAAATATCAGAAGCGCTAAATATTCCTTTAGAACAAGcaaaaagtattaatattgactatgaaaatataaaagcaaTAGAGATAGCAAAAAGTAAGAAATGTGGTGGTTATTTTGTCAGTTCTAAACTGAAAGACTGGTTAATATCAAGACAAAGATATTGGGGGACACCAATACCTATTATACATTGTAGTAAATGTGGTACTGTACCAGTTCCATATGAACAACTACCAGTAAAGTTACCCCAAAATAGCTCTAATGTAAAGAATATATTCACGCTGTCTAAATTTAATGCTTGGGTCAATTGTAGATGCCCAAAGTGTAATGGAAATGCACATAGAGAAACAGACACCATGGACACATTTGTTGATTCATCATGGTATTACTATCGATTTTTAGACTCATCAAATGAGAATGTACCAtttgaaaaaaagaaattgattGGTAAATTGCCTGTTCACTGCTATATTGGTGGCAAAGAACACGCAGTACTGCATTTATATTACGCTAGATTCATGAGTTACTTTCTGAACTCCCTTGGATGGACACCTTCAAAAGAACCCTTTAAAAAACTGCTAGTCCAAGGCATGGTCATGGGTCAATCATATAAAGTCAGGTCGTCAGGAAAGTATATTCCGAAAGAAAATGTAGAAAAAGTTGGTAAAACATATATAGAAAAAGGTTCAGGTGAAGCTATTTCAGTACAATGGGAAAAAATGAGTAAATCTAAACATAATGGTGAAAATCCCATGAGATTATTAACAACATATGGATGTGATACAACACGACTTCTGGTCATAGCTGATGTGCCACCTGGTACAACAAGACATTGGTCTGATGCAA CATTACCAGGAGTTTTAAATTGGCAACACCGGCTTTGGATAACATTACGGGAATTTCTGACTCATCGAAATAAtcgtgatttatttaaaatcagtaACCTGCAACCTGAGAAATTTCAGGAAATTGAGGGAAACTTGCGAGAGTCtagaaatttttttattgcaacaACAACATaccattttaaatacacaCAAAAATTAAGTGTTGGAATATCTCAATTACAAAGCTTAACAAATACTTTAAGG aacAATGTCCCAGCTGAGGTTATAGCAAAAAGCAAAGAATTTGAGTTAGCACTGGCTAGCTTAATAATAATGCTTTCCCCAGTAACACCACACTTTTGTTCAGAACTTTGGGCTGGCCTAATGTCTGCTCCCAATAGAATTGGATCTGAAACGCAATTTTCGTGGAATGCACATGTTTTAAAACAGAAGTGGCCCATTGTTGACAGCGACTTTCCATTATCTTTCCAATGTAAA GTTGATGGGGTACATAGGTGTGATCTGAAAATTCCAGCCTATGAGTTACCTCGTCTAACAGAACAACAAGCTTTAGAAATTATGTCCAAAGAACAAGTAATTGCAAAGAGATTGAAAAGGGGTAttctaaaaactaaatttgaattatatcCCGATTGCCGAgcaatattgaatatttttactaaacaaaatatatctaaacaaacaaaacaacttGAGATTCAAGTTTGA
- the LOC125063411 gene encoding FUN14 domain-containing protein 1A, which yields MAKPKNEDTSEEAKKIVDDAKNFIEKAITDIGKTSATKQLILGTASGWITGFISMKIGKLAAVGLGGGVILLHIASQKGYVDINWDKINKKVDKITDKIEKEATGKSPDWFEKVERFVDRKMDKAEELLKKREKKAKHWYNNFVGDDQYRATESHVFLASFAAGMAIGLLCGQ from the exons ATGGCTAAACCCAAAAATGAGGACACCTCGGAAGAAGCCAAGAAAATTGTCGATGAcgcaaaaaatttcattgaaaaGGCTATTACTGATATTGGAAAAACATCTGCAACAAAGCAGCTAATTTTAGGAACTGCGTCAGGGTG GATAACAGGGtttatttctatgaaaataGGAAAGCTAGCTGCTGTAGGCCTTGGAGGTGGTGTAATCCTATTGCACATTGCTAGTCAAAAGGGCTATGTTGACATTAACTgggataaaataaacaagaaagTTGACAAAATTACAGACAAAATTGAAAAAGAGGCTACAGGAAAATCACCAGATTGGTTTGAAAAA gttGAACGATTTGTTGATCGAAAGATGGATAAAGCTGaagaactattaaaaaaaagggagAAAAAGGCTAAACACTGgtacaataattttgttgGTGATGATCAATACCGTGCCACTGAGTCCCACGTCTTCTTAGCTTCATTTGCAGCTGGTATGGCCATAGGCCTACTTTGTggtcaataa
- the LOC125063398 gene encoding uncharacterized protein LOC125063398 isoform X2, producing MGFRNKNPKSVLEYYVYLFSMKKLRKEKHGRKKNLITEATISWLKLNSKKKQIITTRFQSQQLKLKKNFAEKLRTVVPVSKKIFRQAEVNNSISNLLNFSNDDILKHTGNECEDLTKCINSITSNSLQPPLYEPENQENVLIQQLPALMLEPTPPAFRTNKDFYNLLNGSTENIIPWDALSRGVKGQYERAATRIRRNYIQSYTSFLETLTPIELFNHYKHVTDV from the exons ATGGGATTTCGTAATAAAAACCCGAAATCCGTTCtagaatattatgtatacttATTTTCCATGAAGAaattaagaaaagaaaaacatggcagaaaa AAAAACTTAATAACTGAAGCTACTATATCCTGGTTAAAAttgaattcaaagaaaaaGCAAATTATAACAACAAGATTTCAAAGTCAACAACTTAagttaaagaaaaactttgcAGAAAAGCTTAGAACTGTGGTGCCAGTttctaagaaaatatttagacAGGCTGAGgtaaataattcaat atcaaatttattgaatttctctaatgatgatattttaaaacatactgGTAATGAGTGTGAAGATTTAACGAAATGCATTAATAGCATAACATCAAATTCTTt acaaCCACCTTTGTATGAGCCTGAAAATCAAGAAAATGTCTTAATTCAACAACTTCCAGCTTTAATGCTTGAACCAACTCCACCTGCCTTTAG gaCAAATAAAGACTTTTATAATCTACTGAATGGAAGtactgaaaatataataccaTGGGATGCACTTTCAAGAGGGGTAAAAGGCCAGTATGAAAGGGCTGCCACGAGAATAAGAAGAAATTATATTCAATCTTACACAAGCTTCTTAGAAACTCTTACCCCAATTGAACTTTTTAATCATTATAAGCATGTGACTGatgtttaa
- the LOC125050015 gene encoding nuclear speckle splicing regulatory protein 1 has product MSNKKYGLIIPEKSHLPTFQASRNVFGNDSDSEDEFKKKHVLLKSSDAAKRQSKIVQEKAILEDPTVYQYDEIYDSMVIQKENKVIKSKENKNPKYIENLLKTANKRKIENERRIERQIQKEREQEGEEFADKEVFVTSAYKKKLEELRLEEEKEKRDEYLEKIGDVTQQQDLGGFYRHLYEQKLGFDRPQDDSKEKPEEKQSEFYIDKFQENKSDSSPVSKKRNYRRQRKSSNDANISEGEIEDSDDEINQKKLKQTEVNIDADSDFSIDESSDDEQKPKTPSSKTTDNELKKPDDIEVRGGEAENKVEPKLEVEIKSKLDIWKKRTVGEVFDQALKRYYERKAARGS; this is encoded by the exons ATGTCTAACAAAAA gtaTGGCCTAATTATCCCTGAAAAATCACATCTTCCAACATTCCAGGCATCACGTAATGTTTTTGGGAATGATTCTGACTCGGAAGATGAATTCAAGAAAAAACATGTTCTATTGAAATCAAGTGATGCTGCTAAAAGACAG AGCAAAATTGTACAAGAAAAGGCTATACTAGAAGATCCAACTGTTTACCAATATGACGAGATTTATGATTCTATGGTTatacaaaaggaaaataaagtaattaagaGTAAAGAGAATAAAAATcctaaatatatagaaaaccTGTTAAAAACTGcaaataaaaggaaaatagAAAATGAGCGGAGGATTGAGAGACAA ATTCAAAAAGAGAGAGAACAGGAAGGTGAAGAATTTGctgataaagaagtttttgTCACATcagcatataaaaaaaaactagaagaACTGCGATtagaagaagaaaaagaaaaacgggacgaatatttagaaaaaattggAGATGTTACACAACAACAAGATTTGg GTGGATTTTATCGACATCTTTACGAGCAAAAGTTAGGTTTTGATAGACCTCAAGATGATAGTAAAGAAAAGCCTGAAGAAAAACAGTCggaattttatatagataaatttcAAGAAAATAAATCTGATAGCTCACCAGTTTCTAAGAAGAGGAACTATAGAAGACAAAGGAAATCATCAAATGATGCTAATATATCAGAGGGTGAGATAGAAGATTCTGACGATGAAATAAATCAGAAAAAACTTAAACAGACAGAAGTGAATATTGATGCAGATTCAGACTTCTCAATTGACGAATCTAGTGATGATGAACAAAAGCCAAAGACTCCTAGTTCAAAAACAACTgacaatgaattaaaaaaacctgATGATATTGAAGTTAGAGGTGGAGAAGCTGAAAACAAAGTTGAACCAAAACTTGAAGTAGAAATTAAATCTAAACTTGATATTTGGAAGAAAAGAACTGTTGGAGAAGTATTTGATCAGGCTTTAAAAAGGTATTATGAGAGGAAAGCAGCTAGAGGAAGCTAA
- the LOC125049662 gene encoding exostosin-1 isoform X2: MQAKKRYILLTLSVIVILYCCIGGFRMKTESFQKNYRTDLPSFATIEELYKAPSPLKRNPDSKRKSCRMESCFNYANCGSDPKVYVYPTDGPVSATYRKVLSVIRESRYATRDPSEACLFVPAVDTLDADPLSSEHVADVASRLSRLPHWKNGRNHLIFNLYAGTWPDYSEGSLGFDPGEAILARASVSEALFREGFDISLPLFHKEHPERGGTPPAATANPFPAPRRHLLAFKGKRYVHGIGSETRNSLWHLHDGNNLILVTTCRHGKSWKDLRDERCDEDNKEYDKFDYEQLLANSTFCLVARGRRLGSYRFLEALAAGCVPVLLSNGWRLPFDERIDWRRAVIWADERLLLQVPELVRSVPPERVLALRQQTQLLWEQYFSSIEKIVFTTIEIILERIMAHRTSRHREALIWNTSPGALGTLANYGDSRAHLPLGVTAPEPPLAPSSSPMPLPAPSVPLIAPPSTPGKTFTALLYVQATSPALHKLLANIASSEFCEKVVLVWDSERAAPSLKSLLRMAGDVRDPLPVTVVDATTHYPG, encoded by the exons ATGCAAGCAAAGAAACGTTACATTCTTCTTACACTATCTGTAATAGTAATATTGTATTGCTGTATTGGCGGATTTCGTATGAAGACTGAAAGTTTTCAAAAGAACTATCGCACTGACCTGCCCTCCTTTGCAACTATAGAAGAACTTTACAAAGCTCCGTCGCCTCTTAAACGCAATCCAGATTCAAAAAGAAAGTCATGTCGAATGGAATCCTGTTTTAATTATGCTAATTGTGGAAGTGATCCCAAAGTTTATGTATATCCAACCGATGGTCCTGTTAGTGCCACTTATCGAAAAGTCCTGTCAGTAATTCGCGAATCTAGATATGCAACGCGTGATCCATCTGAGGCATGTTTATTTGTACCAGCAGTGGACACACTGGATGCAGACCCTTTATCCTCGGAACATGTGGCAGATGTTGCATCCCGACTATCACGATTACCACACTGGAAAAATGGACGTAAtcacttaatttttaatctatatgCTGGTACTTGGCCAGATTATTCAGAAGGATCTTTGGGATTTGATCCAGGTGAAGCTATCTTGGCTCGAGCCAGTGTCTCAGAAGCACTATTTAGAGAGGGATTTGATATATCATTACCACTGTTTCATAAGGAGCATCCTGAGAGAGGTGGTACACCTCCTGCTGCGACTGCAAATCCTTTTCCTGCACCACGGCGACATTTACTTGCGTTTAAAGGTAAACGCTATGTACATGGCATTGGCAGTGAGACTAGAAATTCATTATGGCATCTTCATGATGGTAATAATCTTATCTTGGTTACAACATGTAGACATGGAAAATCTTGGAAAGATCTTAGAGATGAAAGGTGTGATGAAGACAATAAAGAGTATGATAA ATTTGATTATGAACAACTATTGGCTAATTCCACATTTTGCCTTGTGGCTAGAGGACGACGTCTTGGTTCATATAGATTTTTGGAAGCATTGGCAGCTGGTTGTGTACCTGTTCTTCTTAGTAATGGATGGAGGCTACCATTTGATGAACGAATTGACTGGAGGCGTGCAGTTATTTGGGCTGATGAACGTCTTTTACTACag gtaCCTGAGTTGGTAAGATCTGTACCACCAGAGCGTGTGCTTGCTTTAAGACAACAGACCCAGCTGTTATGggaacaatatttttcttcaattgaaaaaattgtttttacaacTATTgag ATTATATTGGAAAGGATAATGGCTCATCGAACATCCCGACATcgagaagcattaatatggaACACATCTCCGGGAGCATTGGGAACATTAGCAAATTATGGTGATTCCCGGGCTCATCTGCCTTTGGGTGTGACTGCCCCCGAGCCTCCTCTTGCCCCATCTTCATCCCCGATGCCTCTTCCAGCCCCATCAGTGCCTTTAATTGCTCCACCATCCACTCCCGGTAAAACATTTACAGCTCTCTTGTATGTTCAAGCTACATCACCTGCCTTACATAAATTACTCGCGAATATTGCTAGTAGTGAATTCTGTGAGAAG GTTGTGTTGGTGTGGGATAGTGAGCGTGCAGCACCTTCTTTGAAATCATTATTGCGAATGGCCGGCGATGTACGAGATCCTTTACCTGTCACAGTCGTTGACGCTACCACACACTATCCAGG
- the LOC125063398 gene encoding uncharacterized protein LOC125063398 isoform X1: MGFRNKNPKSVLEYYVYLFSMKKLRKEKHGRKIRKKNLITEATISWLKLNSKKKQIITTRFQSQQLKLKKNFAEKLRTVVPVSKKIFRQAEVNNSISNLLNFSNDDILKHTGNECEDLTKCINSITSNSLQPPLYEPENQENVLIQQLPALMLEPTPPAFRTNKDFYNLLNGSTENIIPWDALSRGVKGQYERAATRIRRNYIQSYTSFLETLTPIELFNHYKHVTDV, from the exons ATGGGATTTCGTAATAAAAACCCGAAATCCGTTCtagaatattatgtatacttATTTTCCATGAAGAaattaagaaaagaaaaacatggcagaaaaataagaaaa AAAAACTTAATAACTGAAGCTACTATATCCTGGTTAAAAttgaattcaaagaaaaaGCAAATTATAACAACAAGATTTCAAAGTCAACAACTTAagttaaagaaaaactttgcAGAAAAGCTTAGAACTGTGGTGCCAGTttctaagaaaatatttagacAGGCTGAGgtaaataattcaat atcaaatttattgaatttctctaatgatgatattttaaaacatactgGTAATGAGTGTGAAGATTTAACGAAATGCATTAATAGCATAACATCAAATTCTTt acaaCCACCTTTGTATGAGCCTGAAAATCAAGAAAATGTCTTAATTCAACAACTTCCAGCTTTAATGCTTGAACCAACTCCACCTGCCTTTAG gaCAAATAAAGACTTTTATAATCTACTGAATGGAAGtactgaaaatataataccaTGGGATGCACTTTCAAGAGGGGTAAAAGGCCAGTATGAAAGGGCTGCCACGAGAATAAGAAGAAATTATATTCAATCTTACACAAGCTTCTTAGAAACTCTTACCCCAATTGAACTTTTTAATCATTATAAGCATGTGACTGatgtttaa